Proteins encoded in a region of the Triticum dicoccoides isolate Atlit2015 ecotype Zavitan chromosome 3A, WEW_v2.0, whole genome shotgun sequence genome:
- the LOC119269080 gene encoding 50S ribosomal protein L33-like, translating to MGKAKRASIFIRLVSAAGTGFFYVKRKNPRRITEKLEFRKYDPRVNKHVLFTEAKMK from the coding sequence ATGGGGAAGGCGAAGCGGGCGTCCATCTTCATCAGGCTCGTGTCGGCCGCCGGCACGGGGTTCTTCTACGTGAAGCGCAAGAACCCTCGCCGGATCACGGAGAAGCTCGAGTTCAGGAAGTACGACCCCCGCGTCAACAAGCACGTCCTCTTCACGGAGGCCAAGATGAAGTGA
- the LOC119269081 gene encoding triacylglycerol lipase SDP1-like: MDVITNEARVGAFAIGPSTAAGRALALRVLLCGSLARLRHRLAAALRAAAPLAAAWLHPRHNTRGILLAVCAVALLLRGRGGRAGVRARVQSAYRRKFWRNMMRAALTYEEWAHAARMLERETPRRVTDADLYDEELVCNKLRELRHRRQEGSLRDIVFCMRADLLRNLGNMCNPELHKLRLQVPKTIKEYIEEVSTQLKMVCNSDSDELPLEEKLAFMHETRHAFGRSALLLSGGASFGSFHVGVVKTLVEHKLLPRIISGSSVGAIMCAIVATRSWPELESFFEEWHSLKFFDQMGGIFPVFKRILTHGAVHDIRHLQTQLRNLTSNLTFQEAYDMTGRVLVVTVCSPRKHEPPRCLNYLTSPHVLIWSAVTASCAFPGLFEAQELMAKDRFGETVPFHAPFLLGVEERADAATRRWRDGSLESDLPMKQLKELFNVNHFIVSQANPHIAPLLRLKEIIRAYGGSFAAKLAELAEMEVKHRFNQVLELGFPLGGIAKLFAQHWEGDVTIVMPATLAQYSKIIQNPSYSELQKAASQGRRCTWEKLSAIRANCAIELALDECVALLNHMRRLKRSAERAAASQGYGATIRLCPSRRIPSWNLIARENSTGSLDEEMLTCPTVTSHQAVGGTAGPSNRNHHLQHSMHDSSDSESESIDLNSWTRSGGPLMRTASANKFISFVQNLEIDTEFRTISPRGSEGDIVTPNSNLFAGHPIGREPVDNHPGPATPGRTSGNSGCDPHDTPVPRSPFGLSTSIMVPEGDLLQPEKIENGILFNVVRRDALVATTSGVEPHGSSQEADVETVPTECLYGASDDDDDNVELNADHEALSDPGDQRSSVAGNLDPSTSMDCQADETSTTRSEAPSLFNICVEIPPATMIRENSRPDEPSSDIRLEIVKTECPDENSAAGNDEVGSVPANKESSYCSQTAENRQQHQVDMGSVNSCSVSVSEDDRHVSLISNEKPVTTSSGGAESMTSGRNEAD; this comes from the exons ATGGACGTTATCACCAACGAGGCGCGCGTGGGGGCGTTCGCGATCGGCCCGTCcacggcggcggggcgcgcgcTCGCGCTGCGCGTGCTCCTCTGCGGCTCGCTGGCGCGGCTGCGGCACCGCCTCGCCGCCGCGCTGCGCGCCGCGGCGCCGCTGGCGGCGGCCTGGCTGCACCCGCGCCACAACACGCGGGGGATCCTGCTCGCCGTCTGCGCCGTCGCGCTGCTGCTGCGCGGCCGCGGGGGCCGCGCCGGGGTGCGCGCGCGGGTGCAGTCCGCCTACCGCCGCAAGTTCTGGCGGAACATGATGCGCGCCGCGCTCACCTACGAGGAGTGGGCGCACGCCGCGCGGATGCTCGAGCGGGAGACGCCGCGCCGCGTCACCGACGCCGACCTCTACGACGAGGAGCTCGTGTGCAACAAGCTCCGTGAGCTCAGGCACCGCCGTCAGGAGGGCTCGCTCAGGGACATCGTCTTCTGCATGCGCGCCGATCTGCTCAGGAACCTTGGTAACATGTGCAACCCCGAGCTCCACAAGTTGAGGCTGCAG GTGCCTAAAACCATCAAGGAGTACATTGAGGAGGTATCTACTCAACTGAAAATGGTTTGCAATTCTGATTCGGACGAGTTACCCCTTGAAGAGAAACTGGCATTTATGCATGAGACAAGACATGCCTTTGGTAGATCGGCCCTACTGCTAAGTGGAGGTGCTTCATTTGGCTCTTTCCATGTGGGTGTTGTGAAAACCTTGGTAGAGCATAAGCTTCTACCTAGGATTATTTCAGGATCAAGCGTTGGTGCAATAATGTGTGCTATTGTAGCCACACGGTCATGGCCAGAACTAGAGAGTTTTTTTGAGGAGTGGCATTCCTTGAAATTCTTTGACCAGATGGGTGGGATCTTTCCTGTATTTAAAAGAATTTTGACGCATGGAGCGGTTCATGACATTAGGCACTTGCAGACGCAGTTGAGAAATCTTACAAGCAATTTGACATTTCAAGAGGCATATGACATGACTGGCCGGGTTCTCGTTGTTACTGTGTGTTCTCCAAGAAAACATGAGCCACCACGATGCCTGAACTATTTGACATCACCTCATGTTCTCATTTGGAGTGCAGTAACTGCTTCCTGTGCTTTTCCTGGACTTTTTGAGGCCCAGGAGTTGATGGCCAAAGATAGATTCGGAGAAACAGTTCCTTTTCATGCTCCATTCTTGTTGGGTGTGGAGGAACGAGCTGACGCTGCTACACGGCGCTGGAGAGATGGCAGCTTAGAAAGTGATTTACCCATGAAGCAATTGAAGGAATTATTCAACGTAAATCACTTCATAGTAAGCCAAGCCAATCCTCACATTGCTCCATTACTGAGACTAAAGGAGATCATCAGGGCTTACGGAGGCAGCTTTGCTGCAAAG CTTGCTGAACTTGCTGAGATGGAAGTTAAGCATAGGTTCAATCAAGTTCTGGAACTTGGATTTCCATTAGGAGGAATAGCTAAGTTGTTTGCTCAACATTGGGAAGGTGATGTGACAATCGTTATGCCAGCCACACTTGCTCAG TATTCGAAGATCATACAGAATCCTTCGTATTCTGAGCTTCAGAAAGCCGCAAGTCAGGGTAGGCGATGCACTTGGGAAAAGCTCTCTGCTATCAGGGCAAACTGCGCTATTGAGCTTGCATTAGATGAATGTGTTGCCCTCCTGAACCACATGCGTAGGCTGAAGAGAAGTGCAGAAAGAGCAGCTGCTTCACAAGGATATGGTGCTACAATTAGACTCTGTCCATCTAGAAGGATTCCATCATGGAATCTCATAGCAAGAGAAAATTCAACTGGTTCTCTCGATGAGGAAATGCTCACATGTCCCACTGTTACGAGCCATCAAGCAGTTGGAGGGACTGCTGGGCCATCTAACAGAAATCACCATCTCCAACATAGTATGCATGATAGCAGTGACAGTGAATCTGAGAGTATAGACTTGAACTCATGGACGAGAAGTGGTGGCCCTCTCATGAGAACAGCCTCAGCTAATAAATTCATCAGCTTTGTTCAGAACCTTGAGATTGACACAGAATTCAGAACAATTTCACCAAGGGGGAGCGAAGGTGATATTGTTACACCGAATAGTAACTTATTTGCTGGTCACCCAATTGGTAGAGAGCCAGTTGATAACCATCCAGGGCCTGCTACTCCTGGTAGGACCTCAGGCAATTCAGGTTGCGATCCTCATGATACTCCTGTTCCTAGGTCTCCATTTGGTCTTTCCACAAGTATCATGGTCCCTGAAGGTGACTTGCTGCAGCCGGAAAAGATTGAGAATGGTATTTTATTCAATGTTGTGAGAAGGGATGCTCTTGTAGCGACTACTAGCGGAGTTGAACCTCATGGATCTTCACAGGAAGCAGATGTGGAAACTGTACCGACCGAGTGCCTTTATGGTGCTTcggatgacgacgacgacaacgtGGAACTGAATGCTGATCATGAAGCATTATCTGACCCTGGAGATCAGAGATCCTCAGTTGCAGGAAACCTAGATCCGTCCACTTCCATGGATTGTCAAGCTGATGAAACAAGTACTACTCGATCAGAAGCTCCATCTCTCTTTAATATCTGTGTGGAGATTCCTCCAGCAACCATGATCAGAGAAAATAGTCGGCCCGACGAGCCTTCTTCAGACATAAGACTGGAGATTGTAAAGACAGAATGCCCTGATGAGAATTCAGCTGCTGGGAACGATGAAGTTGGCTCAGTTCCTGCCAATAAAGAATCTTCCTATTGTTCTCAGACAGCTGAAAATAGACAGCAGCATCAAGTTGATATGGGATCTGTGAACTCCTGTAGTGTTTCAGTTTCAGAAGATGATAGGCATGTCAGCCTCATTTCGAACGAGAAACCAGTTACTACTTCCAGTGGCGGAGCGGAGAGTATGACATCTGGAAGAAATGAAGCTGACTAG